GTCCTGAAGTCTTAAGCAAACGTCCTGCCAATGGGAGGGCCCCCCCTGTCAATGGCTGCCCCCGGACGGTAGGCGGGCTGCGTCTCGGGTAGCCTGGGGGTCCGCTTCCCGGTGGGGCGGAGGAGGTCCGTGTCGTGCGGGTGATGGCGTGGCTGTACCGGTTCAACGAGCCGTTCGTGGGGCGTCTGGTGACGACGGGGGTGACGATCGCCGCCACCTTCCAGCCGTACTTCTGGCTCAACAATCACCTGCCACCGCGCTTCGACTTCCTCACGCCCCTGGACACGGCGATCCCCTTCCTGCCGTGGACGTACGCCGTCTATTGCAGCTTCTTCGCGCTGCTGCTCGGGGCGGCGTGGTGCCTGGAGGCGCGCGAGTACCTGCGGATGCTCGCGGCGGTGCTGGTGGCCAACGCCGTGTGCTACCTGGGCTTCTTCCTCTTCACCGCGCACTACCCGAGGCCCCCCGTGGACAGCATTCCCCCGGGCTTCTGGCGGGAGCAGTTCGCGACGATGCGGGCCTCGGACAACGCGGGCAACACCTTTCCGAGCATCCACGTGGCCACCACGTGGCTCGGGGCGCTGCGGCTGCGCCACCGGCGCGGCGGCGTGCTGTGGCTGGTGTGGGCGGGCCTCATCTGTCTGTCCACGCTCACGGTGAAGCAGCACTTCCTCGTGGATGTGCTCGGCGGGCTCGCGGTGGCGGGGGGCGTCCACGCGCTGCTGTTCCGCCGCGCGGCGCCGTCCACGTCCGTGCCCGCGACGGTGGAGGCCCGGTCATGAGCGAGCCCGTGGCGCCCCCGCCGCCTCCTCCCGGCACGCTCAACGTGGTGCTGGCGCTGGGCATCGTCTCCGGGGGCGTGGGCTTGCAGTGGCTCGCGTCCCGGGCGTCCAGTCCCGGGGCGGTGGTGGGGTGGGGCGTCGTGTTCGCGTTCCTCTTCCTGCCGCTGTACTCGCTGCTGCACGAGGCCGAGCACCGGGTGTTCCATGCGAATGCGCGGGTGAACGAGTCCTTCGGCGTGCTGCTGGCCGCCTTCTTTCCGGGGCCCTTCACGTTCCTGCGCGCGTGCCACCTGGGCCATCACCGGCGCAACCGCGGCGACGCGGAGATGTTCGACCTGTACTACCCCTCGGACAACCTCGCGTGGAAGCGGGTGTACTTCTACTTCCTCTACACGGGAGGCTTCTGGCTGGCCGTTCCCGTGGCCGTGGTGTCGATGCTGCTGTGGCCCGGGCTGCTGCGCGGCCAGGTGCTGCGCGACCCTTCCGCGGTGGCCATGCTCAACGGCATCCCCGCGGGCTTCTTCCGCCGCATCCGGCTGGAGTGCGTGGGCGTGGTGCTGCTGCACGTGGGGCTGGTGATGGGGCTCGGCCTGTCTCCCGGGCGCTACCTGCTGCTCTACGCGCTCTTCGGGCTGAACTGGTCGGCGCAGCAGTACATCACCCACGCGGCGAGCCCCCGGCACGTGCTGGATGGGGCCCACAACCTGCGCGCCGCGCGCGTCTACGAGGTGCTGCTGCTGCACTTCAACTGGCACCTGGCGCACCACCAGCACCCGCGCGTGCCCTGGCTGTATCTGCCCCGCTACGACGATCCGTCACGCGAGCGGCCGGGCTACCTCATGGCCTTCCTGCGCTTCTGGCGCGGACCCCAGCCCACCGAGCCGCTCGCGGCGCGGGCACCCGGTGGGGACAAGGCGC
The DNA window shown above is from Cystobacter fuscus DSM 2262 and carries:
- a CDS encoding phosphatase PAP2 family protein, producing the protein MAWLYRFNEPFVGRLVTTGVTIAATFQPYFWLNNHLPPRFDFLTPLDTAIPFLPWTYAVYCSFFALLLGAAWCLEAREYLRMLAAVLVANAVCYLGFFLFTAHYPRPPVDSIPPGFWREQFATMRASDNAGNTFPSIHVATTWLGALRLRHRRGGVLWLVWAGLICLSTLTVKQHFLVDVLGGLAVAGGVHALLFRRAAPSTSVPATVEARS
- a CDS encoding fatty acid desaturase family protein — translated: MSEPVAPPPPPPGTLNVVLALGIVSGGVGLQWLASRASSPGAVVGWGVVFAFLFLPLYSLLHEAEHRVFHANARVNESFGVLLAAFFPGPFTFLRACHLGHHRRNRGDAEMFDLYYPSDNLAWKRVYFYFLYTGGFWLAVPVAVVSMLLWPGLLRGQVLRDPSAVAMLNGIPAGFFRRIRLECVGVVLLHVGLVMGLGLSPGRYLLLYALFGLNWSAQQYITHAASPRHVLDGAHNLRAARVYEVLLLHFNWHLAHHQHPRVPWLYLPRYDDPSRERPGYLMAFLRFWRGPQPTEPLAARAPGGDKAPGVS